Proteins from one Planctomyces sp. SH-PL62 genomic window:
- a CDS encoding serine hydrolase, whose protein sequence is MIGSKFQHIDTPRRELGRGMIGLAAVALATLTLGAAALAADEPATQPSDLAGRIEMLTKAHKGKAAVALKNLRTGESYALNADAPMPTASLIKFPVMIEAYRQAAAGKIDLAAPVTLTKKDKVPGSGILTDHFSDGARFPLLDAVHLMITFSDNTATNLVLDAVGIGSTAATMEAMGFPNTKIHSKVYRRDTSVFPDRSKVYGLGSTTAADMIRLFEALHARKLVDEKASEAMWNHLLTCDDKAKFPRFLPPGTKLAFKTGSVDESRTCAGVIETRGGPVALCVLTTDNEDQSWTDDNAGNLLCARIAREVYDHFSSQVANPEPTAARPEEAAAPATK, encoded by the coding sequence ATGATCGGATCGAAATTTCAGCACATCGACACGCCTCGTCGGGAGTTGGGGCGCGGCATGATCGGCCTCGCGGCGGTCGCCCTCGCGACGCTGACGCTGGGCGCGGCCGCCCTCGCCGCGGACGAGCCCGCCACGCAGCCGAGCGACCTTGCCGGCCGCATCGAGATGCTGACGAAGGCGCACAAGGGGAAAGCGGCGGTCGCCCTGAAGAACCTCCGGACGGGCGAGAGCTACGCCCTCAACGCCGACGCGCCCATGCCCACCGCCAGCCTCATCAAATTCCCGGTGATGATCGAAGCCTATCGCCAGGCCGCCGCAGGAAAGATCGATCTGGCCGCTCCGGTTACGCTGACGAAGAAGGACAAGGTGCCCGGCTCGGGAATCCTGACGGACCACTTCTCCGACGGGGCGCGGTTCCCGCTCCTCGACGCCGTCCACCTGATGATCACCTTCTCGGACAACACGGCGACCAACCTCGTCCTCGACGCGGTCGGGATCGGCTCGACCGCCGCGACGATGGAGGCGATGGGATTCCCCAATACCAAGATCCACTCGAAAGTCTACCGTCGCGACACCTCGGTATTCCCCGACCGCAGCAAGGTCTACGGCCTGGGGAGCACCACCGCCGCCGACATGATCCGACTGTTCGAGGCGCTGCACGCCCGGAAACTCGTCGACGAGAAAGCGAGCGAGGCGATGTGGAACCACCTGCTGACGTGCGACGATAAGGCCAAGTTCCCCCGCTTCCTCCCGCCGGGGACGAAGCTGGCGTTCAAGACCGGCAGCGTCGACGAGAGTCGGACCTGCGCCGGCGTGATCGAGACCCGAGGCGGGCCCGTCGCCCTCTGCGTGCTCACGACCGACAACGAAGACCAGAGCTGGACCGACGACAACGCCGGCAATCTGCTCTGCGCCCGGATCGCTCGCGAAGTCTACGACCATTTCTCGTCGCAGGTCGCCAACCCCGAGCCGACCGCCGCCAGGCCCGAGGAGGCCGCCGCGCCGGCGACGAAATAG
- a CDS encoding helix-turn-helix domain-containing protein gives MNLAKRIRDLRYAKGWGPDELANRAKISRTALYQIERGNTSKPQAGTLRRISRALGVPLEVLLDSTPLLGENPDGMESTLTAPSFSGLASAERLPTTERGEELMEKFRLLLASPLADGIARIVEESFRLLPIIPPPVQSGMSHHLAAMDADTGRRRSRSQASGE, from the coding sequence ATGAATCTTGCCAAACGAATTCGCGACCTCCGCTACGCCAAGGGTTGGGGGCCGGACGAACTCGCGAACCGGGCCAAAATCTCCCGGACCGCGCTTTACCAGATCGAGCGGGGCAATACCAGCAAGCCCCAGGCGGGGACCCTGCGTCGGATCTCCAGGGCTTTGGGCGTGCCGTTGGAAGTGCTCCTGGACTCCACGCCGCTGCTGGGCGAGAACCCTGACGGGATGGAATCGACCCTCACCGCCCCCTCCTTCAGTGGCCTGGCCAGCGCCGAGCGCCTGCCGACGACCGAACGCGGGGAGGAGCTGATGGAGAAGTTCCGCCTCCTGCTGGCCTCCCCCCTGGCGGACGGCATCGCCCGGATCGTCGAGGAATCGTTCCGGCTCCTGCCGATCATTCCGCCGCCGGTCCAGAGCGGGATGTCGCACCATCTGGCGGCGATGGACGCCGACACCGGCCGACGCCGCTCGCGCTCCCAGGCTTCCGGTGAGTAA
- a CDS encoding fused DSP-PTPase phosphatase/NAD kinase-like protein codes for MRADVAEVVARGVDLAGKCAADTIPSTWSRRASRPPIPNPYVLHREGACVVRRRPFLTLAKAALLIAGVTVGLVVFRDQLLEKRVQVIQPGRLVRGAWQQPAPLRRLVSREGIKTIVTLTAINTTDDKFISQSGVVRERGLDWVIVPMRGSRATVEQMAIAADLLADPSRQPVFFHCVAGHHRTSLAHAAYLIRHEGYTAEQAWETVSSYSWARPEAVVDRNDQFLIEEFARVQATLSPEPGSGYWEVGSGKHAKTDRPKDSGGGRLADPDSDGLDRLEPGPRQLRDRAAGAGLSVGADVGGPADEDPS; via the coding sequence GTGCGCGCGGACGTCGCCGAGGTCGTCGCCCGGGGTGTTGATCTTGCCGGAAAGTGCGCTGCGGATACAATCCCGTCGACCTGGAGCCGGCGTGCGTCGAGGCCGCCGATCCCGAACCCGTACGTTCTCCACCGGGAAGGAGCCTGCGTGGTCCGTCGTCGACCGTTCCTGACGCTTGCCAAGGCCGCCCTGCTGATCGCAGGCGTGACGGTGGGCCTGGTCGTCTTTCGCGATCAGTTGCTGGAGAAGCGGGTGCAGGTGATCCAACCGGGTCGCCTGGTACGCGGTGCCTGGCAGCAGCCCGCCCCGCTTCGGCGGCTGGTCTCCCGAGAGGGGATCAAGACGATCGTCACTCTGACGGCGATCAACACCACCGACGACAAGTTCATCAGCCAGAGCGGGGTCGTCCGCGAGCGAGGCCTGGACTGGGTGATCGTGCCCATGCGCGGCTCCCGAGCGACGGTCGAGCAGATGGCGATCGCGGCCGATTTGCTGGCCGATCCGTCGCGCCAGCCGGTCTTTTTCCACTGCGTCGCCGGCCATCACCGGACCAGCCTGGCCCACGCGGCCTATCTGATCCGCCATGAGGGCTACACGGCGGAGCAGGCGTGGGAGACCGTCTCCAGCTACTCGTGGGCTCGCCCCGAGGCGGTCGTCGATCGCAACGATCAGTTCCTGATTGAAGAATTCGCGAGGGTGCAGGCGACGCTGTCGCCGGAGCCCGGCAGCGGTTACTGGGAGGTCGGGAGTGGTAAGCACGCGAAGACGGATCGTCCGAAGGACTCTGGCGGCGGTCGCCTTGCTGATCCTGACTCCGACGGCCTGGATCGGCTGGAACCAGGCCCACGACAACTTCGGGATCGTGCAGCCGGGGCGGGTCTATCGGTCGGCGCAGATGTCGGCGGCCCGGCTGACGAAGACCCTTCGTGA
- a CDS encoding acyl-CoA thioesterase has protein sequence MSQVVSCDTEIRVRYAETDRMGLLHHANYAIYFEAGRTELLRSRGESYREIEDSGFFLVIVNLECKFRQPARYDDLLTLRTSVARVTHVKIVHEYKLMRDGVLLAEGTTTLACVDRDGRPQALPDTLR, from the coding sequence ATGAGTCAGGTCGTCAGTTGCGACACCGAGATCCGCGTCCGTTACGCGGAGACCGACCGCATGGGGCTCTTGCACCACGCGAATTACGCGATCTACTTCGAGGCCGGGCGGACCGAACTCCTGAGGTCCCGAGGCGAGAGCTATCGGGAGATCGAGGACTCCGGGTTCTTCCTGGTGATCGTGAATCTCGAGTGCAAGTTCCGGCAACCGGCCCGGTACGACGACCTGCTGACCTTGCGGACCTCGGTGGCGCGGGTCACCCACGTCAAGATCGTACACGAGTACAAGCTGATGCGTGACGGAGTCTTGCTCGCCGAAGGGACCACGACGCTCGCCTGCGTCGACCGCGACGGCCGGCCGCAGGCCCTCCCGGACACCCTCCGCTGA
- a CDS encoding RNA polymerase sigma factor RpoD/SigA, whose protein sequence is MVSKNSNRRELGGSPLQIYLTEINATPLLSAEEERELSEKVAAGDPYAREHMVKANLRLVVNIARGYLGKGLNIEDLIEEGNLGLMRAVEGFDGQMDTRFSTYASYWIKQSIRRAVMNNGKPIRLPAYMVSLLAKWKRASAILTERMGRQPTIEEVGKALKLSKKKIGIVAKAIRVNSLTHQLENSEDDKPILDDILTDDRGKAPEDQMIEADDLERVFDRLDALDDREAAVVRMRFGLEPYDPMTLREVGEQLGLTRERVRQLENQALRKLIHDLEEVVEPAGR, encoded by the coding sequence ATGGTTTCCAAGAACTCGAATCGCCGCGAGCTGGGCGGCTCCCCTCTCCAGATCTACCTCACGGAGATCAACGCCACGCCGCTCCTCTCCGCCGAGGAAGAGCGGGAGCTCTCCGAAAAGGTCGCGGCCGGCGACCCTTACGCCCGCGAGCACATGGTCAAGGCCAACCTCCGGCTCGTCGTGAATATCGCCCGGGGCTACCTGGGCAAGGGTCTGAACATCGAGGACCTCATCGAGGAAGGCAACCTCGGGCTGATGCGCGCCGTGGAAGGCTTCGACGGCCAGATGGACACCCGCTTCAGCACCTACGCCAGCTACTGGATCAAGCAGTCGATCCGCCGCGCCGTGATGAACAACGGGAAGCCGATCCGGCTCCCGGCCTACATGGTGAGCCTGCTGGCCAAATGGAAGCGGGCCTCCGCCATCCTGACCGAACGAATGGGCCGCCAGCCTACCATCGAGGAGGTCGGCAAGGCGCTCAAGCTCTCGAAGAAGAAGATCGGGATCGTGGCCAAGGCCATCCGGGTCAACAGCCTCACCCACCAGCTCGAGAACTCGGAAGACGACAAGCCGATCCTCGACGACATCCTGACCGACGATCGCGGGAAGGCCCCGGAAGATCAGATGATCGAGGCCGACGACCTGGAGCGGGTCTTCGACCGTCTCGACGCCCTCGACGACCGCGAGGCCGCCGTCGTCCGCATGCGGTTCGGCCTGGAGCCTTACGACCCGATGACCCTGCGCGAGGTCGGCGAGCAGCTCGGCCTGACCCGCGAGCGCGTCCGCCAGCTTGAGAACCAGGCTCTTCGCAAGCTGATCCACGATCTGGAAGAGGTGGTCGAGCCGGCCGGTCGCTGA
- the queA gene encoding tRNA preQ1(34) S-adenosylmethionine ribosyltransferase-isomerase QueA, with product MLTSEYDFELPEELIAQHPVEPRDASRLMVVDRRSGTIAHRRFDELPSLLDGRDVLVRNDSRVVPARLIGRREATGGKWEGLFLRDGDDGRWEILARTRGRPETGEVVIVGESPGLRLVLEGRGPAGAWVVRPAPESPEDRGATTLGLLERYGRTPLPPYIRRGMAGTADLLRYQTVYARRPGSVAAPTAGLHFTDDVFARLAAGGVARADVTLHVGVGTFRPIETPTIEAHEMHAEWAELDVGTAELLNARRADGGRIVAVGTTSARTLETAAASGRVEAFQGRTNLFIRPGHVFHAVDALVTNFHLPRSSLLVLVASLGGLDLIREAYAEAVRSRYRFYSYGDAMLVLA from the coding sequence GTGTTGACCTCGGAATACGACTTCGAACTCCCCGAAGAGCTGATCGCGCAGCATCCCGTCGAGCCCCGCGACGCCTCCCGCCTCATGGTGGTCGACCGCCGCTCCGGGACGATCGCGCATCGTCGATTTGACGAGCTTCCCTCGCTGCTCGATGGGCGAGACGTCCTCGTCCGCAACGACTCGCGGGTCGTCCCCGCACGCCTGATCGGCCGCCGCGAGGCGACCGGAGGGAAGTGGGAGGGGCTTTTCCTGCGCGACGGCGACGACGGCCGCTGGGAGATCCTGGCGCGGACTCGGGGCCGTCCGGAGACCGGCGAGGTCGTGATCGTGGGCGAGTCTCCCGGGCTCCGCCTGGTTTTGGAAGGCCGCGGCCCTGCTGGGGCGTGGGTCGTCCGACCCGCTCCCGAGTCGCCCGAAGATCGCGGAGCGACCACGCTCGGTTTGCTCGAACGTTACGGCCGTACCCCCCTCCCGCCCTATATTCGTCGCGGGATGGCGGGTACGGCCGACCTGCTCCGCTATCAGACCGTCTACGCCCGCCGGCCCGGCTCCGTCGCCGCACCCACGGCCGGGCTGCATTTCACCGACGACGTGTTCGCGAGGCTGGCGGCCGGTGGGGTCGCGAGGGCCGACGTGACCTTGCATGTGGGGGTCGGGACGTTTCGCCCGATCGAGACGCCGACCATCGAGGCCCACGAGATGCATGCGGAATGGGCCGAACTCGACGTGGGGACCGCCGAGCTCCTGAACGCGAGGCGTGCCGACGGCGGTCGAATCGTAGCCGTCGGCACGACCTCGGCGCGGACGCTGGAGACGGCGGCGGCCTCGGGACGGGTGGAAGCCTTCCAGGGACGGACGAACCTGTTCATCCGGCCGGGCCACGTCTTCCACGCGGTCGACGCCCTGGTGACCAACTTCCACCTGCCGAGGAGCAGCCTGCTCGTCCTGGTCGCCTCCCTCGGGGGGCTCGACCTGATCCGGGAAGCGTACGCCGAGGCCGTCCGCTCACGCTACCGGTTCTACAGCTACGGAGACGCCATGCTCGTACTGGCGTGA
- a CDS encoding HEAT repeat domain-containing protein: MTAATASLYLMLTATLGTIHGVHTRNQPDCHDCGAEQATVREEVGKLRTAKHWTARRKAARALRAHDWKQYPEAVEALSGALLNDRQGLVRQEAAESLGKMKPCLPVAHEALACASEKDSCLLARHAARKALKSVGKFCEEPCDVCGFDSIGGETILPPIGVESGEPEFSPLPETSFDVPATTLTPLGPDAPEVPAAPLGSSPFVPNQELPIPPRPPVGLPRIHPEDDLPLIAPEAPIDRYNPRPAEPPPTPLSRVIPPPKPAWPR; this comes from the coding sequence ATGACGGCGGCGACGGCAAGTCTCTACCTGATGCTGACGGCCACGTTGGGTACGATCCATGGGGTCCATACCCGGAACCAGCCCGACTGCCACGACTGCGGCGCGGAGCAGGCCACGGTGCGGGAGGAGGTCGGCAAACTCCGGACGGCCAAGCACTGGACCGCCCGCCGAAAGGCGGCCAGGGCGTTGCGAGCGCACGACTGGAAGCAGTATCCCGAAGCGGTGGAGGCCCTCAGCGGGGCCCTCCTGAATGATCGCCAGGGGTTGGTGCGTCAGGAGGCGGCGGAGTCGCTCGGCAAGATGAAGCCCTGCCTGCCGGTGGCCCACGAGGCCCTCGCCTGCGCTTCGGAGAAGGACTCCTGCCTGCTCGCTCGCCATGCCGCCCGGAAGGCCCTCAAATCGGTCGGTAAATTCTGCGAAGAGCCCTGCGACGTCTGCGGCTTCGACTCGATCGGGGGCGAAACGATCCTCCCACCGATCGGCGTCGAGTCTGGCGAACCGGAGTTTTCGCCCCTTCCCGAAACGTCGTTCGACGTGCCGGCGACCACACTGACGCCCCTGGGGCCGGACGCGCCGGAAGTCCCCGCCGCCCCGCTCGGTTCCTCACCGTTCGTCCCGAACCAGGAGCTTCCCATCCCCCCGCGTCCTCCGGTGGGGCTCCCCAGGATCCACCCCGAGGACGACCTGCCTCTCATCGCCCCCGAAGCACCGATCGACCGATACAACCCCCGTCCGGCCGAGCCGCCGCCGACCCCGCTGAGCCGGGTGATCCCCCCTCCGAAGCCGGCCTGGCCTCGATAA
- a CDS encoding tyrosine-protein phosphatase: MSAARLTKTLREREIRTVLNLRGSNPDQSWYREERAAALDAGATQIDVSLSSCIWMSRIQLRTLVKALDEMSYPVLIHCAWGSERTGLVSAIAELLRDGSTLDDARDELALRYLYAPIGDGRIMSEAIDQYEAWLKAEGVEHRPEVFRRWAESGYRPGNPSREAWPYDPYPLIVITPPTAERTAAEEGATRR, translated from the coding sequence ATGTCGGCGGCCCGGCTGACGAAGACCCTTCGTGAGCGGGAGATCCGCACGGTCCTCAACCTTCGGGGGTCGAATCCGGATCAGTCCTGGTATCGCGAGGAGCGGGCCGCGGCGCTCGACGCCGGCGCCACCCAGATCGACGTCTCGCTCTCGTCGTGCATCTGGATGTCCCGCATCCAGCTCCGCACGCTGGTCAAGGCGCTCGACGAGATGAGCTACCCCGTCCTGATCCATTGCGCCTGGGGATCGGAACGGACGGGCCTGGTCTCGGCGATCGCCGAGCTGCTCCGCGACGGCTCGACGCTCGATGACGCTCGCGACGAGCTGGCCTTGCGATATCTCTACGCGCCGATCGGCGACGGTCGGATCATGTCGGAGGCGATCGACCAGTACGAGGCGTGGCTGAAAGCCGAGGGGGTCGAGCACCGCCCCGAGGTGTTCCGCCGCTGGGCCGAATCGGGGTATCGCCCCGGAAACCCGAGCCGAGAAGCCTGGCCCTACGACCCTTACCCCCTGATCGTGATCACCCCCCCGACGGCCGAGCGAACGGCCGCCGAGGAGGGGGCGACGAGGCGGTGA
- a CDS encoding HAD family hydrolase translates to MISAVIFDFNGVIVDDESVHFDLFREILEQEGVIITYQDYHDRYLGYDDAGCFEHVLEDAGQAYDSARIADMIARKGVRYFEVADQGLKFFPDAAETIRRLAEQYPVAINSGALRAEIVYSLERLGLRDRISAIVAAEDAFRCKPDPSGYVQALEALRANRPELNAADCMVIEDSLAGIISAKGAGMKAVGITQTYPADELTRSGADAVIDGLAELTRPWIDATFADVTAR, encoded by the coding sequence ATGATTTCCGCAGTGATTTTCGACTTCAACGGCGTCATCGTCGACGACGAATCGGTCCACTTCGATCTGTTTCGCGAGATCCTGGAGCAAGAAGGGGTGATCATCACCTACCAGGACTACCACGACCGCTACCTGGGCTACGACGACGCCGGTTGCTTCGAGCACGTCCTGGAGGACGCCGGCCAGGCTTACGACTCCGCCCGCATCGCCGACATGATCGCGCGCAAGGGGGTCCGCTACTTCGAGGTCGCCGATCAAGGCCTGAAATTCTTCCCCGACGCCGCCGAGACGATCCGACGCCTCGCCGAACAGTACCCCGTCGCGATCAATTCGGGAGCGCTCCGGGCCGAGATCGTCTACTCCCTCGAACGCCTGGGCCTGCGCGACCGGATCTCGGCGATCGTCGCCGCCGAGGACGCGTTCCGGTGCAAGCCCGACCCCTCGGGCTACGTCCAGGCCCTCGAGGCCCTTCGGGCGAACCGCCCGGAATTGAACGCAGCCGACTGCATGGTGATCGAGGACAGCCTCGCCGGGATCATCTCGGCCAAGGGGGCGGGCATGAAGGCCGTCGGGATCACCCAGACCTACCCGGCCGACGAGCTGACCCGTTCCGGCGCCGACGCCGTCATCGACGGCCTGGCCGAGTTGACCCGCCCCTGGATCGATGCCACCTTCGCCGACGTCACAGCACGCTGA
- a CDS encoding P-II family nitrogen regulator — MKLIIAIIQPTKLEAVKEALSKVEVFRLTIMDVQGFGRQKGYTEVYRGHEVTVNLLRKIELQIAVNEDFVEPTVSAILEAGRSGPDGKIGDGKIFILPLDDCIRIRTGERGPEAV; from the coding sequence ATGAAGCTCATCATCGCGATCATCCAGCCCACGAAGCTCGAGGCCGTGAAGGAAGCCCTCTCGAAAGTCGAGGTCTTTCGGCTCACCATCATGGACGTCCAGGGGTTCGGCCGCCAGAAGGGCTATACCGAGGTTTATCGCGGCCATGAGGTCACGGTCAACCTCCTGCGCAAGATCGAGCTTCAGATCGCGGTCAACGAAGACTTCGTCGAGCCGACCGTCAGCGCCATCCTCGAAGCCGGGCGGAGCGGCCCCGACGGCAAGATCGGCGACGGCAAGATCTTCATCCTCCCCCTCGACGACTGCATCCGCATCCGCACCGGCGAGCGCGGGCCGGAGGCCGTCTAG
- a CDS encoding response regulator: protein MILDAPKPGPETPPTTVSGVLLSRDLMFTVKITSTARELGHKVQVAGNVELASALIAEHRPRAVFVDLAAGPLASSESLVRLQQEAGPDTPFVAFGSHVDVEALDAARAAGCREVMPRSKFTAQLPDLIRRYLGQA, encoded by the coding sequence ATGATTCTCGACGCACCGAAGCCAGGCCCCGAGACGCCCCCGACGACTGTCTCGGGCGTCCTCCTGAGCCGCGACCTCATGTTCACGGTCAAGATCACCAGCACCGCGAGGGAGCTGGGCCACAAGGTTCAGGTCGCCGGGAACGTCGAGCTGGCCTCGGCCCTGATCGCGGAACATCGGCCCCGAGCCGTCTTCGTCGACCTCGCCGCCGGCCCCCTCGCCTCGTCGGAATCCCTGGTCCGGCTCCAGCAAGAGGCCGGGCCGGACACGCCGTTTGTGGCCTTCGGCTCCCACGTCGACGTCGAAGCCCTCGACGCGGCCCGGGCCGCCGGCTGCCGCGAGGTCATGCCCCGAAGCAAGTTCACCGCCCAGCTCCCCGACCTCATCCGGCGCTACCTCGGGCAGGCCTGA
- a CDS encoding glycosyltransferase: MQSLKRRLETARRRPGPPPDAPVPIALTITDLDVGGAERALASLAIGLDRRRWSPLVVNLSDEGELAATIRAAGVPCESLGLSRRRPDLGIIRLAKALRRHRPALVQSFLFHSNVLSRLAGPLAGSPWILGGLRVAEHQKRWHLTLDRLTNRLGCGSVCVSEGVRRFSVEQGGLDPDRLTVIPNGVDPSRFDEAAPTPRESLGVPDEAYLALTVGRLDVQKGLPDLLDAVERVGESSGSWRLAIVGDGPLMGWLHDQVASRPGLSSRVLILGRRGDVPSLMRSADLLIHAAHWEGMPNVVLEAMAARLPVVSTAVEGSVDLVTPGRTGWLVPIGDAPTLAEAIRTALADREVGRRMGGAGRLRVESDFATSRMVARYEELWAGVLGIGDAIAAT; encoded by the coding sequence GTGCAGAGCCTGAAGCGACGCCTGGAGACGGCGAGACGCCGCCCCGGTCCCCCGCCCGACGCCCCCGTCCCGATCGCCCTGACCATCACCGACCTGGACGTCGGCGGGGCCGAACGGGCCCTCGCCAGCCTCGCCATCGGGCTGGATCGCCGGCGATGGTCCCCCCTGGTGGTGAACTTGAGCGACGAGGGGGAGTTGGCAGCCACGATCCGGGCGGCCGGCGTCCCCTGTGAAAGCTTGGGCCTGAGCCGGCGTCGCCCAGACCTCGGGATCATCAGGCTGGCGAAGGCGCTGCGTCGCCATCGGCCCGCCCTGGTTCAGAGTTTCCTCTTCCACTCCAATGTCCTGTCCCGCCTGGCGGGTCCGTTGGCGGGCTCGCCCTGGATCCTGGGAGGGCTCCGCGTGGCCGAGCATCAGAAACGCTGGCATCTGACGCTCGACCGCCTGACGAATCGCCTGGGGTGCGGATCGGTCTGCGTATCGGAAGGGGTTCGGCGGTTCAGCGTGGAGCAGGGGGGCCTCGACCCGGACCGGCTGACGGTCATCCCCAACGGCGTCGATCCCTCGCGGTTCGATGAGGCCGCCCCCACGCCCCGTGAAAGCCTGGGCGTTCCCGATGAGGCCTACCTGGCCCTGACCGTGGGTCGACTCGACGTTCAGAAAGGGCTGCCCGACCTTCTGGACGCCGTCGAACGCGTCGGCGAGTCGTCGGGATCGTGGCGGCTGGCGATCGTCGGCGACGGCCCCCTGATGGGATGGCTCCACGATCAGGTCGCGTCCAGACCGGGACTTTCAAGCCGGGTCCTCATCCTCGGTCGGCGGGGCGACGTTCCGTCGTTGATGCGATCGGCCGACCTGCTGATCCACGCGGCCCACTGGGAGGGGATGCCGAATGTGGTCCTGGAGGCGATGGCCGCAAGGCTCCCGGTCGTCTCGACGGCCGTCGAAGGGTCCGTGGATCTCGTGACCCCTGGACGAACCGGCTGGCTCGTGCCCATCGGCGACGCTCCAACGCTCGCCGAGGCGATCCGAACGGCGCTGGCCGATCGGGAGGTCGGTAGGAGAATGGGCGGAGCCGGCCGGCTTCGCGTCGAATCCGATTTCGCCACTTCCCGGATGGTCGCGCGCTATGAGGAACTCTGGGCCGGGGTGCTCGGCATCGGGGACGCGATCGCGGCGACCTGA
- a CDS encoding efflux RND transporter periplasmic adaptor subunit: MIGESIRARTPTGPDREPHGRRSRGFKLFVGGLVLAVAGGLGYYVWSGWSPEARRAVVARVRAMVEPGRSPAPDAAVPVAAARPPWNGLVELNDEQIAAIGVRVVPVQAQVEPIKLELTGRTAYNENSLTKVRPRFDTLVEGVLAEKGRLVKKGDPLVELYSTELATAKNRFQTNYVQWRHDVRYLDVREKLVKTGAISEQTYIDTVNDESKSRLDYYTSWENLRVLGVPESEIEPLTANLGEAPSSGALLNVSDKAKLTLRSPVDGIVIERNVVPGNLYDNNDVLMVIAPLNQLWVWVNVFERDQAKVALGQRMNIQFPFLDQTFAGTVEYVASEVSKESRAVQVRASIPNPDRTLKADMLVRAVLDVPSVEGQSVIPRVAMVMLHGEPFVFVRAPNAETDGKAKRFERRRIVVAQENADKVIVHEGLKAGEEIVSNGSLILAQRYEDLQIVASGMPPD, translated from the coding sequence ATGATCGGAGAATCCATCCGCGCCCGAACTCCGACGGGACCCGATCGAGAGCCTCATGGGCGTCGATCGAGGGGGTTCAAGCTGTTCGTCGGCGGGCTGGTCCTGGCGGTCGCGGGGGGGCTGGGTTATTACGTCTGGTCGGGTTGGTCCCCCGAGGCGCGGCGAGCGGTCGTCGCGCGGGTCCGGGCGATGGTCGAACCTGGCAGGTCGCCCGCGCCGGATGCGGCCGTCCCCGTCGCCGCCGCTCGGCCCCCCTGGAACGGCCTCGTCGAGCTTAACGACGAACAAATCGCGGCGATCGGCGTGCGGGTCGTCCCCGTCCAGGCCCAGGTCGAGCCGATCAAGCTGGAACTGACCGGCCGCACCGCCTACAACGAGAACTCGCTCACCAAGGTGCGGCCCCGGTTCGACACCCTGGTCGAGGGGGTGCTCGCCGAGAAGGGCCGACTCGTCAAAAAAGGGGATCCCCTCGTCGAGTTGTACAGCACCGAGCTGGCGACGGCGAAGAATCGGTTCCAGACGAACTACGTGCAGTGGCGGCACGACGTCCGCTACCTCGACGTCCGCGAGAAGCTCGTCAAGACCGGGGCCATCTCCGAGCAGACCTACATCGACACGGTGAACGACGAGAGCAAGAGCCGCCTCGACTACTACACCTCCTGGGAGAACCTCCGGGTCCTGGGCGTCCCCGAATCCGAGATCGAGCCCCTGACCGCCAACCTGGGCGAGGCGCCGAGTTCGGGCGCGCTGCTGAACGTCTCCGACAAGGCCAAGCTGACCCTCCGCTCCCCCGTCGACGGCATCGTCATCGAGAGGAACGTCGTCCCGGGCAACCTCTACGACAACAACGACGTCCTCATGGTCATCGCGCCACTCAATCAACTCTGGGTCTGGGTCAACGTCTTCGAGCGCGACCAGGCCAAGGTGGCGCTCGGCCAGCGGATGAACATCCAGTTCCCGTTCCTGGATCAGACCTTCGCCGGGACCGTCGAGTACGTCGCCTCGGAGGTCTCCAAGGAATCGCGAGCGGTCCAGGTCCGGGCCTCGATCCCGAATCCCGACCGCACCCTCAAGGCGGACATGCTCGTCCGGGCCGTCCTGGACGTGCCGTCCGTCGAGGGCCAGTCGGTGATCCCCCGCGTCGCCATGGTCATGCTCCACGGCGAGCCGTTCGTGTTCGTCCGGGCCCCCAACGCCGAGACCGACGGCAAGGCCAAACGCTTCGAACGTCGGCGGATCGTCGTGGCCCAGGAGAACGCGGACAAGGTCATCGTCCATGAAGGGCTGAAGGCTGGCGAGGAGATCGTCTCCAACGGCAGCCTGATCCTGGCCCAGCGCTATGAAGACCTCCAGATCGTTGCGTCCGGCATGCCCCCGGATTGA